A DNA window from Primulina tabacum isolate GXHZ01 chromosome 12, ASM2559414v2, whole genome shotgun sequence contains the following coding sequences:
- the LOC142521205 gene encoding UDP-glycosyltransferase 90A1-like yields the protein MGSLSCPHFAIFPFLSQGHTIPLLYLSRFLRRRSVVVTIFTTAGNSPRIRASLQDIDVSIVELPFPQNIEGVPPGVENTNKLSYGSSFLPFVRATEQMQESFEKALETLQPPASCVVSDSFLWWTLKSAQKIGVPRLGFFGMGNFSATMYQILGRFSPHAGTDSVDEPFSMTDFPEIKLTRNDFEPPFGEINPSGPFVDFMMESIIALAMSNGLIVNSFYELESRYTDYWNKNLGPKAWNIGPLCLAAEPSENNISKNSSYLRWLDEKLEKGEPVMYVSFGTQAEISTEQFLEIAEGLAKSEVSFLWALKSKGLDFLPEFESRVKGTGLVAKEWVDQSKILQHDGVKGFLSHCGWNSVMESISAGVPILAMPFMAEQHLNARFVAEEIGVGLRILSRDGSVRGFVVAEEVEMKVRELMGGGKVAEEVSKRVAEWGRAAHDAMKEGGSSWLTLDLLIEDVMGKSTY from the coding sequence ATGGGTTCGCTTTCCTGCCCCCACTTTGCCATCTTCCCTTTCTTGTCCCAAGGCCACACCATCCCTCTCCTGTACCTCTCCCGCTTCCTACGGCGGCGCTCCGTCGTTGTCACTATCTTCACCACAGCCGGGAACTCCCCGCGCATCCGCGCATCCCTCCAAGACATCGACGTTTCCATTGTCGAACTCCCTTTCCCGCAGAACATAGAAGGCGTTCCTCCAGGTGTTGAAAACACTAATAAATTGTCATACGGGTCCTCCTTTCTCCCTTTCGTGAGAGCAACAGAACAGATGCAGGAGAGCTTCGAGAAAGCCTTGGAAACCCTCCAGCCTCCTGCTTCATGCGTCGTCTCCGATTCATTTCTCTGGTGGACTCTGAAATCTGCGCAGAAAATCGGGGTGCCGAGGCTGGGTTTCTTCGGGATGGGGAACTTTTCAGCCACCATGTACCAAATATTGGGGAGATTCAGCCCACATGCGGGTACAGATTCAGTTGATGAGCCCTTTTCGATGACTGATTTTCCTGAGATAAAGTTGACAAGGAATGATTTTGAGCCACCGTTTGGTGAAATTAATCCATCGGGGCCTTTTGTAGATTTTATGATGGAGAGTATAATCGCTCTGGCGATGAGTAATGGTTTGATCGTGAACAGCTTTTACGAGCTGGAATCCCGTTATACGGATTACTGGAACAAGAACCTGGGGCCGAAAGCTTGGAATATCGGGCCACTCTGCTTGGCGGCGGAGCCGTCGGAGAATAATATATCGAAGAACTCGAGTTACCTGCGGTGGCTGGATGAAAAATTGGAAAAGGGAGAACCCGTTATGTATGTTTCGTTCGGTACACAAGCCGAAATATCAACTGAACAGTTTCTTGAAATTGCAGAAGGCTTGGCGAAATCGGAGGTAAGTTTCTTGTGGGCTTTGAAATCAAAAGGGTTGGATTTTCTACCAGAGTTTGAATCAAGGGTGAAGGGTACAGGATTGGTAGCAAAAGAATGGGTTGATcaatcgaaaatccttcaacatgACGGGGTAAAAGGGTTTCTGAGTCACTGTGGGTGGAATTCGGTGATGGAGAGCATCTCCGCCGGAGTGCCGATACTGGCCATGCCATTTATGGCAGAACAGCATCTCAATGCAAGGTTTGTGGCGGAGGAAATAGGGGTTGGACTGAGGATCTTGTCACGGGATGGGTCGGTGAGGGGTTTCGTGGTGGCAGAGGAGGTGGAGATGAAGGTGAGGGAGCTAATGGGCGGCGGGAAGGTGGCGGAGGAGGTGAGTAAGAGGGTGGCTGAATGGGGACGAGCCGCGCATGACGCCATGAAAGAAGGCGGTTCTTCATGGCTCACGTTAGATTTACTGATTGAGGACGTGATGGGAAAATCAACTTATTAA